The following coding sequences lie in one Glycine soja cultivar W05 chromosome 16, ASM419377v2, whole genome shotgun sequence genomic window:
- the LOC114389895 gene encoding uncharacterized protein LOC114389895: MILCQVFPTSLKGATLTWYRGLPHQSIDSFDTLVECFNSQYATSQLHCLTSTAKASLHQVDDEPLRKFIDKFGQIAVQIRNLNPEVVLHSMLLVLRPGKFIDSLCKKPPNGMDEL; the protein is encoded by the coding sequence ATGATCTTATGTCAAGTCTTCCCTACGTCCCTTAAGGGGGCGACATTGACATGGTACAGAGGACTCCCTCATCAGTCTATAGACAGCTTCGACACCCTTGTCGAATGCTTCAATTCTCAATATGCAACGAGCCAGTTACACTGCCTGACTTCTACTGCTAAGGCTAGTTTACATCAGGTAGACGATGAGCCACTTCGTAAGTTTATTGACAAGTTTGGTCAAATCGCTGTCCAGATTAGGAATCTCAATCCTGAGGTGGTGTTACACTCCATGCTGCTTGTCTTGCGACCTGGTAAGTTCATCGACAGTCTGTGCAAGAAACCTCCCAACGGCATGGACGAGTTATGA
- the LOC114389160 gene encoding protein PIN-LIKES 3-like yields MGFIQLLSVASFPVIKVLLVTAIGLFLALDDISILGEDSRKKVNQLVFYVFNPSLVGSNLAKTITFESIVQLWFMPLNILCTFILGSALGWILIKMTRPPKHMEGLILGCCSAGNLGNLLIVIIPAICKESGNPFGDSDVCYQYGMAYAALSMAIGAVFIWSYVYNIMRISSSRIQKEDNTGNGINILKASAEASESRTDNFSETLNPTKDATDDAYTLLLPHAKPEEKVSISRKIKHHLGVISSNLNFKAMFAPSTLGAIAGFIIGVISPMRNFIIGSSAPLHVVEESVFMLGDAAVPTLTLIMGANLLKGLKGSTTPVWTVVGIVAVRYIFLPLLGVAVVKGAIHFSLVHSDALYQFVLLLQYALPPAMNIGTIAQLFGAGESECSVIMLWTYILAAVAVTLWSTFFMWLVL; encoded by the exons ATGGGGTTCATTCAGCTGCTTTCTGTTGCCTCTTTCCCGGTGATAAAAGTGTTGCTGGTTACTGCAATTGGCTTGTTTCTTGCACTGGATGACATATCAATATTGGGAGAAGATTCAAGGAAGAAAGTGAATCag CTTGTGTTTTACGTGTTTAATCCGTCGCTTGTGGGTAGCAATCTGGCCAAAACGATAACTTTTGAGAGTATTGTTCAGTT GTGGTTCATGCCGTTGAATATTCTTTGCACATTCATACTAGGCTCGGCCTTGGGATGGATTTTGATTAAAATGACAAGGCCTCCGAAACACATGGAAGGTTTAATCTTGGGTTGCTGTTCTGCTG GAAATTTAGGGAACTTGCTTATAGTCATTATTCCAGCTATATGTAAAGAGAGTGGCAATCCTTTTGGAGACTCTGATGTCTGCTATCAATATGGGATGGCTTATGCTGCACTTTCTATGGCG attggaGCAGTTTTTATATGGTCATATGTTTACAACATCATGAGGATTTCCTCTAGTAGAATTCAAAAAGAAGACAATACAGGCAATGGCATTAACATATTGAAGGCTTCAGCGGAAGCATCAGAGTCACGCACAGACAATTTTTCAGAAACACTTAATCCTACAAAAGACGCCACGGATGATGCATATACCTTATTGCTTCCTCATGCAAAACCAGAGGAAAAA GTTTCAATCTCAAGAAAAATTAAGCACCACTTGGGGGTGATTTCAAGCAACTTAAATTTCAAAGCCATGTTTGCGCCATCAACACTTGGAGCC ATTGCCGGATTTATCATTGGTGTAATCTCCCCAATGCGTAATTTCATTATAGGAAGTAGTGCTCCGCTTCATGTGGTTGAAGAATCTGTGTTCATGTTGGG TGATGCAGCTGTCCCCACTCTCACTCTTATAATGGGAGCAAACCTACTTAAAG GTTTGAAAGGATCAACTACTCCAGTGTGGACCGTTGTGGGAATTGTAGCTGTTCGCTATATTTTCCTGCCTCTTTTGGGCGTTGCAGTTGTCAAAGGGGCCATACACTTTAGTTTGGTGCATTCAGATGCCTTGTATCAGTTCGTGCTTCTACTTCAATATGCACTTCCGCCTGCCATGAATATAG